In one Catenovulum adriaticum genomic region, the following are encoded:
- a CDS encoding MFS transporter: MSNGLTQHEKKIAAILASVFSLRMLGLFMIMPVVAIYGQKLEGFSPVWIGIIIGAYGLTQAVLQIPMGLLSDKIGRRPVILMGLVLFAVGSLVAAFADHVFWVAVGRFLQGTGAIASAILALAADLTREDQRSKVMAIIGMCIGLSFAAAMVLGPLLAERLGLGGIFAFTAGLAVVGIIVVAAFVPNSVSKTSNRDAIPIPAQIKQLVRHPQLQKLNIGVFFLHMQLTTLFVVVPGLLVKAGFHSQSHWMLYFPALLLSFILLAPMMMWSMKKNKEVGMFQISIVLLAVAMLLIYSFSQSGTGLLIALIVFFVAFNYLEANLPAWVSRLAPAGQKGSAMGAFSTCQFAGAFSGGLLGGILMQNFGQVGVLLGAASLALPWWLVSRTLVLPQKTKPKILAVVVNNHADAQQMAQQLADITGVQEAVVIVEEQLAYLKILPAELDAKALAIWHNQHAKQI; this comes from the coding sequence ATGTCGAACGGATTAACACAACACGAAAAAAAAATAGCCGCTATTTTAGCCAGCGTTTTTAGCTTAAGAATGCTTGGGCTTTTTATGATTATGCCGGTTGTTGCTATTTATGGGCAAAAATTAGAAGGCTTTTCACCCGTTTGGATAGGGATTATTATTGGTGCTTATGGGTTAACCCAAGCGGTATTACAAATTCCTATGGGGTTGCTGTCTGATAAAATTGGCAGGCGACCTGTTATTTTAATGGGCTTAGTGTTATTTGCGGTTGGTAGTTTAGTGGCCGCTTTTGCTGATCATGTTTTTTGGGTTGCGGTAGGACGATTTTTACAAGGGACAGGGGCAATTGCCAGTGCTATTTTAGCGTTAGCTGCCGATTTAACGCGTGAAGACCAACGCTCAAAAGTGATGGCCATTATTGGCATGTGCATAGGTTTATCATTTGCAGCAGCAATGGTTTTGGGTCCCTTGTTAGCTGAACGACTTGGATTAGGTGGGATTTTTGCTTTTACTGCAGGGTTAGCAGTAGTTGGCATTATAGTCGTTGCAGCCTTTGTGCCTAACTCTGTGAGTAAAACATCAAACCGAGATGCGATTCCAATCCCGGCACAAATTAAGCAATTAGTTCGCCACCCTCAACTGCAAAAACTCAATATTGGCGTATTCTTTTTGCATATGCAGCTCACTACTTTGTTTGTAGTTGTTCCTGGGTTATTAGTTAAAGCTGGCTTTCACTCACAAAGTCACTGGATGCTGTATTTTCCAGCCCTGTTACTCTCTTTTATTCTGTTGGCGCCTATGATGATGTGGTCAATGAAAAAGAACAAAGAAGTGGGCATGTTTCAAATCTCAATTGTTTTATTAGCGGTTGCGATGTTACTGATATATAGTTTCTCACAATCTGGCACTGGATTACTTATTGCATTAATTGTATTTTTTGTTGCTTTTAATTATCTTGAAGCAAACTTACCTGCTTGGGTTAGTCGGCTGGCACCTGCCGGGCAAAAAGGGTCTGCAATGGGGGCGTTTTCAACTTGCCAGTTTGCCGGCGCATTTAGTGGCGGTTTACTTGGTGGTATACTCATGCAAAACTTTGGGCAAGTTGGTGTATTATTAGGGGCAGCGAGTTTAGCGCTACCTTGGTGGTTAGTGAGCCGTACATTAGTTTTACCACAAAAAACCAAACCTAAAATTTTAGCGGTAGTGGTGAATAACCATGCCGATGCGCAGCAAATGGCGCAGCAACTTGCCGACATTACAGGCGTACAAGAAGCGGTTGTAATTGTTGAAGAGCAATTAGCCTATTTAAAAATATTACCCGCAGAGTTAGATGCCAAAGCGTTAGCGATTTGGCATAATCAACATGCAAAACAAATTTAG
- the ssb gene encoding single-stranded DNA-binding protein produces the protein MASRGVNKVILVGNLGQDPDIRYMPNGNAVANLTLATSESWKDRNTGQLQEKTEWHRIVIFGKLAEIAGEYLRKGSQAYFEGKLQTRKWQDQQGQDRYTTEVVVDMNGVMQMLDRRSDNQGGSYNQSAPANQGYQQPAAQPQYNQAPQQGQGQQGGYNQAPQQPQQSGYQQQAQNRPAPAAPQNKPAPQAAPPAEPNLDFDDDIPF, from the coding sequence ATGGCATCGCGTGGCGTAAATAAAGTCATTTTAGTTGGTAACTTAGGGCAAGATCCTGACATTCGTTACATGCCAAATGGCAATGCAGTTGCAAATTTAACCTTAGCGACATCTGAAAGTTGGAAAGATCGCAACACAGGTCAGCTGCAAGAAAAAACCGAATGGCATCGAATTGTTATTTTTGGCAAATTAGCCGAAATTGCTGGTGAATACTTACGTAAGGGTTCGCAAGCTTATTTTGAAGGGAAATTGCAAACCCGAAAATGGCAAGATCAGCAAGGTCAAGACAGATACACAACTGAAGTTGTGGTCGATATGAATGGCGTAATGCAAATGCTAGATCGCCGTTCTGATAATCAAGGTGGTAGTTATAACCAAAGTGCACCAGCAAACCAAGGTTATCAACAGCCAGCTGCTCAGCCACAATATAATCAAGCGCCACAGCAAGGCCAAGGTCAGCAGGGTGGTTATAATCAAGCACCACAGCAACCTCAACAAAGTGGTTATCAGCAGCAAGCCCAGAATCGACCGGCGCCAGCAGCTCCGCAAAATAAACCAGCCCCACAAGCTGCGCCACCAGCAGAGCCTAACTTAGATTTCGATGACGATATTCCATTTTAG
- a CDS encoding TetR/AcrR family transcriptional regulator — MARRSDHTREELRQLIIDALVAHLQDQPYQTLSIRQLSKQVGYVPSSILNVFGSYQLCWLEVCAGVLDDLYQVSAQALSNVSEQAENAAEQKILAVALAYYFYASNKPYFWKLVFDLRLAQGQAMPDWQSQRIEQLFLLLQSALAELKPTASQNELADTSRALWASVHGITQLALEDKLFSKGASGEQLLEQLLNHFLASWKNH; from the coding sequence ATGGCCAGACGTAGTGATCATACCCGAGAAGAATTAAGACAGCTTATTATTGATGCTTTAGTCGCTCATTTGCAGGATCAGCCTTATCAAACGCTCAGTATTCGTCAGTTATCAAAGCAGGTAGGTTATGTTCCTAGCTCTATATTAAATGTATTTGGGAGCTATCAGCTTTGTTGGTTAGAGGTATGTGCTGGGGTATTAGATGATTTATATCAAGTATCAGCACAAGCATTATCGAATGTAAGTGAGCAGGCTGAAAATGCAGCTGAGCAGAAAATTTTAGCGGTGGCGTTAGCTTATTATTTTTATGCCAGCAATAAACCTTACTTTTGGAAATTAGTATTTGATTTGCGCTTAGCGCAGGGGCAAGCAATGCCCGATTGGCAAAGCCAGAGAATTGAACAATTATTTTTGTTATTGCAATCAGCGCTAGCGGAGTTAAAACCTACAGCCAGTCAAAATGAATTAGCGGATACCAGCCGAGCATTATGGGCATCTGTTCATGGTATTACGCAACTCGCACTAGAAGATAAGTTGTTTTCAAAAGGGGCATCTGGTGAGCAGTTACTTGAGCAACTTTTAAATCACTTTTTAGCCAGTTGGAAAAATCATTAA
- a CDS encoding MFS transporter: MSNKLFGLLKQRSFLPYFCTQALGAMNDNVYKNSLLLIVAFIAPQALPVSSDLIINLAAALFILPFFLFSAHAGLLADKLEKSQLIRRVKLLEVVIMSIAAWAIVSQSILVMLLLLFLMGVQSAYFGPVKYALLPQHLKPAQLLQGNALVELGTFLAILLGTLLAGVLIGQSNGALYAAIVVVSLAIFGFIAACFIPKATASNPNIQVKFNPYKQSCRIIKLAKQNRAVFLSILGISWFWFLGATYLTQFPNFAKIYLAAEPEVVSVLLAIFSIGIGLGSILCSKLSGSHIELGLVPIGSIGLTLFGGHLFFAVPELSVDTVQSFSVFMQNSQNWAVMIDLTLIGVFGGLYIVPLYAMVQSRTDESKRAQIIAANNILNALFMVVSAIFAIICLSVLELSIPQLFAILAVINAAVAIYIYYQVPEFTLRLMIWLLSHSLYRVKSSGQQAIPASGGVLLAANHVSYVDALILAGACRRPIRFVMDKRISDMPLLKYFFKHARVIPICPPRYNRATYDTAFELIHQALQNDEVVCIFPEGRLTPDGKLSPFKKGIERILASDPVPVIPVALKGLWGSFFSHKGGHALTKLPSRFWSKVEVEILEPIPAVEVTAAHLQQKIQNLLVDPPSDKLNS, from the coding sequence ATGAGCAATAAATTATTCGGCTTACTAAAACAGCGCTCTTTTTTACCCTATTTTTGCACTCAAGCTTTGGGCGCAATGAATGATAATGTTTATAAAAACAGCTTACTGTTAATTGTCGCTTTTATTGCGCCACAAGCTTTACCGGTTAGTTCAGATTTAATTATTAATTTGGCGGCAGCCCTATTTATTTTGCCATTTTTTCTGTTTTCAGCTCACGCTGGTTTATTAGCAGACAAGCTAGAAAAGTCGCAACTTATTCGTCGAGTCAAGTTATTAGAAGTGGTTATCATGAGCATTGCAGCTTGGGCCATCGTTTCACAATCTATTTTGGTCATGCTGTTATTGCTATTTTTAATGGGGGTTCAATCTGCTTATTTTGGCCCAGTTAAATATGCGCTTTTACCACAACATTTAAAACCAGCTCAATTATTACAAGGCAATGCTTTAGTGGAGTTAGGTACCTTTTTAGCTATTTTATTGGGGACTTTGCTTGCTGGGGTATTAATTGGTCAGTCTAATGGTGCTTTGTATGCGGCGATTGTAGTGGTGAGTTTAGCCATTTTTGGTTTTATTGCGGCTTGTTTTATTCCAAAAGCAACAGCATCAAATCCAAATATCCAAGTTAAATTTAACCCCTATAAACAATCTTGTCGGATCATTAAATTAGCTAAGCAAAATAGGGCGGTGTTTTTATCTATTTTAGGCATTAGTTGGTTTTGGTTTTTAGGTGCTACCTATCTAACTCAGTTTCCAAACTTTGCCAAAATCTATTTAGCAGCCGAGCCTGAAGTGGTATCTGTTTTACTCGCGATATTTTCCATTGGTATAGGTTTAGGGTCTATCTTGTGTAGTAAATTATCTGGTTCACATATTGAACTGGGTTTGGTGCCAATTGGTTCAATAGGGCTTACTTTATTTGGCGGACATTTATTTTTTGCAGTGCCTGAATTAAGTGTAGATACGGTACAAAGCTTTAGTGTGTTTATGCAAAATAGCCAAAATTGGGCTGTGATGATAGACCTAACTTTAATTGGAGTATTTGGTGGCTTATATATAGTACCACTGTATGCCATGGTACAAAGCCGTACAGACGAAAGTAAACGCGCACAAATTATTGCAGCCAATAATATTTTAAATGCGTTATTTATGGTGGTCAGTGCTATTTTTGCGATCATTTGTTTAAGTGTTTTAGAGCTAAGTATTCCGCAATTGTTTGCCATTTTGGCCGTTATTAATGCTGCAGTGGCTATCTACATTTATTACCAAGTACCAGAGTTTACCTTGCGTTTGATGATTTGGTTATTAAGCCATAGCTTGTATCGAGTTAAAAGTTCAGGGCAGCAAGCGATACCAGCTTCAGGGGGCGTGTTGTTAGCTGCCAACCATGTGAGTTATGTTGATGCGCTGATTTTAGCAGGGGCGTGCCGTCGGCCTATTCGTTTTGTCATGGATAAACGTATAAGTGACATGCCGTTGTTAAAATACTTTTTTAAACACGCAAGAGTTATCCCTATTTGCCCGCCACGATATAATAGAGCAACTTACGATACTGCGTTTGAGTTGATTCATCAGGCATTACAAAATGATGAAGTTGTTTGTATTTTTCCAGAAGGTAGATTGACACCTGATGGTAAGCTCAGTCCGTTTAAAAAAGGCATTGAGCGAATTTTAGCAAGTGATCCTGTGCCTGTTATTCCGGTAGCATTGAAGGGGTTGTGGGGATCATTTTTTAGCCATAAAGGCGGTCATGCACTCACTAAGTTGCCATCTCGTTTTTGGTCGAAAGTTGAAGTTGAAATACTTGAACCTATACCTGCAGTCGAAGTAACTGCTGCACATTTACAACAGAAAATTCAAAACTTGCTGGTCGATCCGCCTTCTGACAAACTAAACTCATAA
- a CDS encoding DUF2937 family protein encodes MRMIRSYFRLTIFAIALLFGVQIPGFIQQYTLVSEARLAEAEQNLSGFQSTADQFFGGSLEKLIVYYQQNPDKVMNADGRNIDAIYQRVHLLTQEQQALHQPAYKVVWHLAFNANPEILKQAQTNYSYVVPLNVNAVAWGVTAAIIFAALFDILSLLIIACCVRTTRRVFKSKPIANKA; translated from the coding sequence ATGCGCATGATCCGAAGTTATTTTAGGCTGACTATATTTGCGATTGCTTTATTGTTTGGTGTTCAGATCCCCGGATTTATCCAGCAATATACTTTAGTTTCAGAAGCAAGGCTCGCTGAAGCGGAGCAAAACTTATCAGGATTTCAGTCAACAGCAGATCAGTTTTTTGGAGGGAGCTTAGAAAAACTAATCGTCTATTACCAACAGAACCCTGATAAAGTTATGAATGCCGATGGGCGCAATATAGATGCAATTTATCAAAGAGTTCATTTGCTAACGCAAGAGCAGCAAGCATTGCACCAACCTGCTTATAAAGTGGTATGGCATTTGGCTTTTAATGCCAACCCCGAAATTCTTAAGCAAGCCCAAACAAATTATAGTTATGTTGTACCACTCAATGTAAATGCGGTGGCGTGGGGCGTTACCGCGGCAATTATATTTGCGGCGCTGTTTGATATATTGAGTTTATTGATAATTGCTTGCTGTGTGCGTACCACACGCCGTGTGTTTAAATCTAAACCAATAGCGAATAAAGCATGA
- a CDS encoding MOSC domain-containing protein, with translation MIKAIFIAQQHKQVLSSVRTATCSAGLGIWGDRNFGKTKWPGQNITLIEAEAIEQFNQDYQQNIGWHSTRRNLVTMGISLNHLVGKRFKVGEVELLGVELCEPCQLLAKLLANETVSRAQVMSGFEFSGGLRAQILTDGNIKVGDRFQSLCLE, from the coding sequence ATGATTAAAGCAATTTTTATTGCACAGCAACACAAACAAGTATTGTCCAGTGTGAGGACAGCAACTTGCAGCGCAGGGTTAGGTATTTGGGGCGACCGAAATTTTGGTAAAACTAAGTGGCCGGGCCAAAATATTACCTTGATTGAAGCAGAAGCAATTGAGCAATTTAATCAAGATTATCAACAGAATATTGGTTGGCATTCTACCAGACGAAATTTAGTTACGATGGGTATATCGTTAAATCATTTAGTCGGAAAGCGATTTAAAGTCGGCGAAGTAGAGTTATTAGGGGTTGAGCTGTGTGAACCTTGTCAATTATTAGCTAAATTATTGGCAAATGAAACAGTTAGCCGTGCTCAAGTAATGTCCGGGTTTGAATTTTCAGGCGGCTTGCGTGCCCAAATATTAACCGATGGTAACATTAAAGTAGGGGATCGTTTTCAATCGCTATGCCTTGAATAA
- a CDS encoding SIMPL domain-containing protein: MQKYFRSSAWVLALGIMIGLIGLGALVSNAALQIKQYERSVTVKGLAEQELPADIVIWPIQFMLADNDLAKLYEKADNSTQKIRAFLLLNGLKESEISVSPPAIVDKSAQNYGNNNNPYRYTATQTVTVYSDKINAVRTLMPRMSELGKQGIVMTGNGYQSRTEYIFNRLNDIKPEMIEQATENARAVAMKFANDSNSELGKIKRASQGRFSISARDKNNPHIKNIRVVSTIEYYLAD; encoded by the coding sequence ATGCAAAAGTATTTTCGTTCGTCGGCTTGGGTTTTAGCGTTAGGCATTATGATTGGCTTAATCGGTTTGGGGGCGCTTGTTTCAAATGCGGCTCTGCAAATTAAACAATATGAGCGTAGCGTTACCGTAAAAGGGCTTGCCGAACAAGAATTACCTGCCGATATTGTAATTTGGCCGATTCAATTTATGCTGGCCGACAATGATTTAGCCAAGCTATATGAAAAAGCAGATAATAGTACACAAAAAATTAGAGCCTTTTTATTATTAAACGGCTTAAAAGAGAGTGAAATTAGTGTCTCACCGCCTGCTATTGTTGATAAATCAGCCCAAAACTATGGTAATAACAACAATCCATATCGTTATACTGCCACTCAAACAGTCACTGTTTATTCAGATAAAATTAATGCCGTTAGAACACTGATGCCACGCATGTCTGAGTTAGGTAAACAAGGTATTGTTATGACAGGTAATGGCTATCAGTCCAGAACTGAGTATATTTTTAACCGCTTAAATGATATTAAACCAGAAATGATCGAACAAGCGACTGAAAATGCGCGTGCTGTCGCAATGAAATTTGCGAACGACTCTAACAGTGAGTTAGGTAAAATTAAGCGAGCTTCACAGGGGCGGTTTAGTATCAGCGCTCGCGATAAAAACAATCCACACATTAAAAATATCAGAGTGGTTTCTACTATCGAATACTACCTTGCAGACTAA
- a CDS encoding DUF1415 domain-containing protein, with amino-acid sequence MQTNNSVLVTQQIKTWLEQVVIGLNLCPFAKRPYKQKQVKIAISTASDDDTLLQDLLQQFKLLENTPIETTETSVLVVTNHLQDFFDYNDFLNLADALIEQYNWQGVFQIASFHPHYQFAGTTEQDPENLTNKAPYPILHILRESSLDKAVESHPDVDGIPEQNIAKMNQLTKEQITELFGYLKD; translated from the coding sequence ATGCAAACAAACAATTCAGTGCTAGTGACTCAGCAAATAAAAACTTGGTTAGAACAAGTCGTAATAGGGTTAAATCTTTGCCCTTTTGCCAAACGTCCCTACAAACAAAAACAAGTTAAAATAGCAATAAGCACCGCAAGTGACGATGACACCTTACTGCAAGATTTACTGCAACAATTTAAGCTATTAGAAAATACCCCAATAGAAACAACCGAAACGAGTGTATTAGTTGTAACGAATCACCTGCAGGACTTTTTCGACTATAACGACTTTTTAAATTTAGCCGATGCGCTCATTGAGCAATATAATTGGCAAGGTGTATTTCAAATTGCTAGCTTTCATCCGCATTATCAATTTGCGGGAACGACTGAGCAAGATCCAGAAAACCTAACCAATAAAGCGCCTTATCCTATTTTACATATTTTGCGTGAAAGCTCGCTCGATAAAGCGGTCGAAAGCCATCCCGATGTTGATGGTATTCCAGAGCAAAACATTGCAAAAATGAACCAGCTCACAAAAGAACAAATTACTGAATTATTTGGTTATCTTAAAGACTAA
- a CDS encoding thioredoxin family protein: protein MVMTASTMMDLGTQAPDFSLKNTEGGTTQLADFKQAKALVVLFICNHCPYVIHIAPKLAELAKAYQAKGVEFVAINSNDTQTYPADSFENMVQEKQKQGYPFAYLIDDTQAVAKAYNAACTPDIFVFDQNQALAYRGQFDASRPFRISSGNYDSSKNPATGEDLAHALDCILAEKLIASEQLASIGCNIKWKPGNEPA from the coding sequence ATGGTCATGACAGCCTCCACTATGATGGACTTGGGCACTCAGGCACCCGATTTTTCGCTAAAAAATACCGAAGGCGGTACCACTCAATTAGCAGATTTTAAACAAGCCAAGGCACTGGTTGTTTTGTTTATATGTAATCACTGTCCTTATGTGATTCATATTGCACCTAAATTAGCAGAGTTAGCAAAAGCTTACCAAGCTAAAGGGGTCGAGTTTGTTGCCATTAATAGTAATGATACACAAACTTATCCTGCCGATAGTTTTGAAAATATGGTGCAAGAAAAACAAAAACAGGGTTATCCATTCGCTTATTTAATTGATGACACGCAAGCCGTAGCGAAAGCTTATAACGCGGCTTGTACGCCCGATATATTTGTCTTTGATCAAAATCAAGCCTTGGCTTACCGCGGTCAATTTGATGCCAGTCGACCTTTTAGGATTTCTTCTGGTAATTATGATTCAAGTAAAAATCCAGCCACAGGTGAAGATTTAGCTCACGCATTAGATTGCATTTTAGCTGAGAAGCTAATTGCTAGCGAACAATTGGCTTCTATCGGCTGTAATATAAAGTGGAAGCCAGGCAATGAGCCAGCATAA
- a CDS encoding spermidine synthase: protein MLVDLKTSLQNSQLLNFINEAEVKWQVCENQYYIWLLMNDTVQSIMNKAEPSQLTLPHQQPLKGFVDELPDNANILEFGLGGASNARYFNQQKPCSQITVVEQSAAVIELFKTYFNPQKSNINTIHQSAEHFILSDQKKYHLIITDLFKSGCSLLSFINAQYFIALKNRLTPNGFAYINFIPDTPAEAELIKTYIQQTGLTIQWADKIIGFKNWVFLVKNTQPNN, encoded by the coding sequence GTGCTTGTCGATCTTAAAACGTCATTACAAAATAGCCAGTTACTAAACTTCATCAATGAAGCTGAAGTCAAATGGCAGGTTTGCGAGAACCAATACTATATTTGGTTGTTAATGAATGACACTGTGCAGTCTATTATGAATAAAGCCGAACCCAGCCAACTTACCTTACCCCACCAGCAACCATTAAAAGGCTTTGTTGATGAGTTACCAGATAATGCCAACATTTTAGAGTTTGGTTTAGGTGGTGCAAGCAATGCTCGATATTTCAACCAGCAAAAGCCCTGCAGCCAAATAACAGTGGTTGAACAAAGTGCTGCAGTAATTGAATTATTTAAAACTTATTTTAATCCACAAAAGAGCAATATAAATACTATTCATCAATCGGCTGAACATTTTATTTTGTCAGATCAAAAAAAATATCATTTAATTATTACTGATTTATTTAAATCGGGCTGTTCATTATTAAGTTTTATTAACGCTCAATATTTTATTGCATTAAAAAACCGACTGACGCCGAATGGCTTTGCTTACATTAACTTTATTCCAGACACACCAGCAGAGGCTGAGTTAATTAAAACTTATATTCAACAAACTGGCTTAACCATTCAGTGGGCAGATAAAATAATTGGGTTTAAAAATTGGGTATTTTTAGTCAAAAATACCCAACCTAACAACTAA
- a CDS encoding bifunctional GNAT family N-acetyltransferase/thioesterase, translated as MYHIITPTTEADFETYYKFRWQILKQPFGFAVGSEKDEYDSLAQHRMICHEDGTPLAVGRIHLVSQDEAQIRHIAVAPECRSKGLASLLMTTLEQAAREQRIKRVITFSKLDSVGFFEKCGYEVLDNPIIDIAKGTSGQRKQMCKKLSEYDGILRQPLWCKELQETWHNQIPITQQMGIKVYQYTGELLEVRAALNANINMHQTMFAGSIYSMATLAGWGMVHLLLRENTLHGDIVLGKGEIKYNKPISKMPKAVVRLNSVKGELSVLRDTKKAILELRVELFDHNVYAGVFKGQYYILPIFTNKKRKREDDKIDS; from the coding sequence ATGTATCATATAATAACACCTACCACAGAAGCTGATTTTGAAACATATTACAAATTTAGATGGCAGATATTAAAGCAGCCGTTTGGTTTTGCAGTCGGCTCAGAAAAAGATGAATACGATAGCTTGGCTCAGCATAGAATGATTTGCCACGAAGATGGCACGCCGTTGGCTGTTGGACGTATTCACTTAGTAAGCCAAGATGAAGCTCAAATTAGACATATTGCGGTTGCGCCCGAGTGCCGAAGTAAAGGGTTAGCCTCGTTATTAATGACCACATTAGAACAAGCTGCGCGCGAGCAACGAATTAAACGTGTTATTACGTTTTCAAAATTAGACTCGGTTGGTTTTTTTGAAAAATGTGGTTATGAAGTACTCGATAATCCCATTATTGATATAGCCAAAGGCACCAGTGGCCAACGTAAGCAAATGTGTAAAAAGCTATCTGAGTACGATGGAATATTGCGTCAACCTTTATGGTGTAAAGAGCTGCAAGAAACTTGGCATAACCAAATACCAATTACCCAGCAAATGGGGATTAAAGTTTATCAGTATACTGGTGAGTTGTTAGAGGTACGAGCCGCGCTTAATGCCAACATTAATATGCATCAAACCATGTTTGCAGGCTCTATATATTCAATGGCAACTTTAGCTGGTTGGGGCATGGTGCATTTATTATTGCGTGAAAATACCCTACATGGCGACATTGTGTTAGGCAAAGGCGAGATTAAATATAATAAGCCTATTAGTAAAATGCCAAAAGCCGTGGTTCGGCTTAATTCGGTCAAAGGGGAATTATCTGTTTTACGTGATACCAAAAAAGCAATTTTGGAACTACGAGTTGAGTTATTTGATCACAATGTTTACGCGGGTGTATTTAAAGGACAGTATTATATTTTGCCTATTTTTACTAATAAAAAAAGAAAAAGAGAAGATGATAAAATCGATTCTTAA
- a CDS encoding efflux RND transporter periplasmic adaptor subunit, with amino-acid sequence MKAKKRVTRSWVLVIIGLIIIVGLAMAAYWMMAGGNQPKPEAVFAEVEIGSIENSIVATGTLEPKHYVEVGAQVSGQVEHIHVEEGQNVKAGELLVEIDATVFETQLKKAEAALESKKAQLNQLRAELELAELRAKRNEQLYKQQAVSEDTLFSSKTNVKVLKSRIETSIAQIKADQAGVEGDRARLGYAKIYAPISGTIASIQVREGQTLNSNQNAPLLLKISDLSTMTLRAEVSEADVTKLFKGMSVYFSTLGDLKNYWHTQVRQVLPTPRVVNDVVLYQALMDIENNNRRLMDSMTTQVFFVVEKAEDVMVVPLSAIRNTPRGSMALVKTETGIERVNVQTGVKNRTQVEILSGLNVGQQVIVGQKRNPGQSAERGQRKGFQGNRGGGRRGGF; translated from the coding sequence ATGAAAGCAAAAAAACGAGTTACTCGTTCCTGGGTATTAGTCATAATAGGACTCATTATTATTGTAGGGTTAGCAATGGCAGCATACTGGATGATGGCCGGAGGGAATCAACCAAAACCAGAAGCTGTCTTTGCTGAAGTTGAAATAGGCTCTATTGAAAATTCTATTGTGGCAACGGGGACTTTAGAACCTAAGCATTATGTTGAGGTAGGCGCGCAAGTCTCTGGTCAGGTTGAACATATTCATGTGGAAGAAGGGCAAAATGTAAAAGCAGGAGAGCTTTTGGTTGAAATTGATGCAACTGTATTTGAAACCCAATTAAAAAAAGCAGAAGCTGCCCTAGAAAGTAAAAAAGCACAGTTAAATCAGCTGAGAGCTGAGCTTGAGTTAGCTGAACTGAGAGCCAAAAGAAATGAGCAGCTTTATAAGCAACAAGCTGTCAGTGAAGATACTTTATTCAGTAGCAAAACAAACGTTAAGGTTTTAAAGTCCAGAATAGAAACAAGTATTGCTCAAATTAAAGCAGATCAAGCTGGTGTTGAAGGCGACAGAGCTCGTTTAGGTTACGCTAAAATTTATGCGCCTATTTCGGGTACTATTGCCAGTATTCAAGTTAGAGAAGGGCAAACGCTTAATTCAAACCAAAATGCCCCTTTGCTACTTAAAATTTCTGATTTAAGCACGATGACATTAAGAGCAGAAGTGTCGGAAGCCGATGTGACTAAGTTGTTTAAAGGCATGTCTGTTTATTTTTCGACGTTGGGGGATCTTAAAAACTACTGGCATACGCAAGTACGTCAGGTATTGCCCACGCCAAGAGTTGTAAATGATGTTGTTTTATATCAAGCGCTAATGGATATTGAAAATAATAACCGTCGGCTCATGGATTCGATGACAACCCAAGTCTTTTTTGTTGTAGAGAAGGCTGAAGATGTCATGGTTGTTCCATTAAGCGCAATTCGTAACACGCCAAGAGGCAGTATGGCACTTGTTAAAACCGAAACAGGCATCGAGCGAGTTAATGTACAAACCGGTGTAAAAAATCGAACGCAAGTAGAAATTTTATCGGGTTTGAATGTAGGTCAACAGGTTATTGTCGGGCAAAAACGAAACCCAGGTCAAAGCGCAGAGCGAGGTCAGCGAAAGGGTTTTCAAGGTAACAGAGGTGGAGGCCGTCGAGGAGGCTTTTAA